The Niallia alba genome includes a window with the following:
- the yutH gene encoding spore coat putative kinase YutH, translated as MIQNILSSKYGIDVEEETRIGHYEACISQGRLYTLVPVGSIDEEELDERDQIAAHIYQTGDRHVSMLLETKEGTKQTEMNEQHFCVLINDRIRPFQSRQLGRKLGKFHFRGRTVQFGVQKISRMGQWKSMWEQRMDQMEGFWNSMLYKQPESDFDKLFLESFPYYMGIAENAIQYLVDTELDDDPSAVDSGTICYNRFTKDTWAGEYYIKNPFDWVFDHCGRDLAEWTRDRYFRNIKTYHREVKTFYEEYQSVMPLSSFAWRLIYARLLFPIHYVECVENYYSATHEADQLFLEEKLKKMLNQSRDLEIFLKEFYQNTEVPVKTMKIPIVSWL; from the coding sequence TTGATTCAGAATATTTTATCTTCAAAGTATGGGATTGATGTGGAAGAGGAAACTAGAATTGGCCACTACGAAGCTTGTATTAGTCAAGGGAGACTATATACACTTGTTCCTGTAGGGAGTATAGACGAAGAAGAGCTAGACGAAAGAGACCAAATAGCTGCACATATATATCAGACTGGAGATCGACATGTCAGTATGTTATTAGAGACTAAAGAAGGCACAAAACAAACAGAAATGAATGAGCAACACTTTTGTGTACTTATTAATGATCGAATACGTCCATTTCAATCTCGACAATTAGGACGGAAACTGGGAAAGTTTCATTTTAGAGGAAGAACCGTTCAATTTGGTGTCCAAAAAATAAGTAGGATGGGACAATGGAAAAGTATGTGGGAACAAAGAATGGATCAAATGGAAGGTTTCTGGAACAGTATGTTATATAAACAACCAGAAAGTGACTTTGATAAATTATTTTTAGAGTCTTTTCCCTATTATATGGGAATTGCTGAGAATGCCATTCAATATCTTGTGGACACAGAATTAGATGATGATCCGAGCGCTGTAGATAGTGGTACGATTTGTTATAACCGTTTTACCAAAGATACATGGGCAGGAGAATATTATATCAAAAATCCATTTGACTGGGTTTTTGATCACTGTGGTAGAGATCTTGCTGAATGGACAAGAGATCGCTATTTTAGAAATATTAAAACATATCATAGAGAAGTGAAGACGTTTTATGAGGAATATCAAAGTGTCATGCCATTAAGCTCTTTTGCATGGAGATTAATATATGCCAGACTGTTATTCCCTATCCATTATGTTGAATGTGTAGAAAATTATTATTCTGCTACACATGAAGCAGACCAATTATTCTTAGAAGAAAAGTTAAAGAAAATGCTCAATCAATCAAGGGATTTAGAAATTTTTCTAAAGGAATTTTACCAAAATACAGAAGTACCAGTTAAAACAATGAAAATACCTATTGTTTCCTGGCTGTGA
- a CDS encoding phosphatidylglycerophosphatase A family protein: MSLKDLTEKTARKWLHERGVDIEDIAKLVFLLQEKYHKDLQMEDCIHNVERVLSKREVQNAIITGIQLDVLAEKKLLESPLQEIVETDEGLYGVDEVLAFSIVNVYGSIGFTNYGYVDKLKPGILQKLNDKSTGECHTFLDDIVGAIAAAASSRLAHRAKGEE; encoded by the coding sequence ATGTCATTAAAAGACCTAACAGAAAAAACAGCTAGAAAGTGGTTACATGAACGCGGAGTTGACATAGAAGATATTGCGAAGCTTGTTTTTCTTTTACAAGAGAAGTATCATAAAGATTTACAAATGGAAGACTGTATTCACAATGTGGAAAGAGTACTTTCAAAAAGAGAGGTTCAAAATGCTATTATTACAGGAATTCAATTAGATGTGCTGGCAGAAAAGAAGCTTTTAGAATCTCCCCTTCAAGAAATAGTGGAAACTGATGAAGGTCTTTATGGGGTAGATGAAGTACTTGCCTTTTCTATTGTGAATGTCTATGGCTCAATTGGATTTACAAATTACGGATATGTAGATAAATTAAAACCGGGTATTTTACAAAAGTTAAATGATAAGAGTACTGGTGAATGTCATACTTTTTTAGATGACATTGTCGGTGCCATAGCAGCAGCTGCTTCAAGTAGACTAGCCCACCGTGCTAAAGGGGAGGAATAA